From Candidatus Woesearchaeota archaeon, the proteins below share one genomic window:
- a CDS encoding 50S ribosomal protein L35ae codes for MKGVIVNFRRARHHQYDNQMVVKVEGVDAKEKAAQLVGTAVSWKNTQGTEIKGVVRSSHGNKGCVRVLFERGMPGQALGNNVDLQ; via the coding sequence ATGAAAGGCGTTATTGTGAATTTTCGACGTGCACGACATCATCAGTATGACAACCAAATGGTTGTTAAGGTAGAGGGTGTTGATGCAAAGGAAAAGGCAGCACAACTTGTAGGGACGGCTGTTTCGTGGAAGAACACGCAAGGAACGGAGATTAAAGGAGTTGTGCGCAGCAGTCATGGTAATAAAGGATGTGTTCGTGTGTTGTTCGAGAGAGGAATGCCCGGCCAGGCCTTAGGCAATAATGTCGATCTTCAGTAA
- a CDS encoding protein tyrosine phosphatase, with protein MNVLFICNQNQNRSKTAEEIFKDRFNTKSAGLYNAKPVTEKQISWADTIVVMEETQRAEIAHRFPKQYLLKYILSLDIPDVYHYNQAQLIEILNSKINELFEPLIK; from the coding sequence ATGAATGTGTTGTTTATCTGTAATCAAAACCAGAACCGAAGCAAAACTGCTGAGGAAATCTTCAAAGATAGATTTAACACTAAATCAGCAGGTCTTTATAATGCTAAACCTGTTACTGAAAAACAGATTTCTTGGGCTGACACTATAGTTGTTATGGAAGAAACCCAGCGTGCTGAGATAGCTCATAGGTTTCCTAAACAATATCTACTTAAATATATACTTTCCCTTGATATTCCTGACGTGTACCATTATAACCAGGCTCAACTAATTGAGATTTTAAACAGTAAAATCAATGAACTATTTGAGCCACTCATCAAATAA